CCGTCTAAGAGATAACTTTATCGGTTGATGTAAGAGATGACCTCGTTATAAAGAATATGAAGAGAATGAAAAGTTATATTAAGTCAAAAGTCCGTGAGACAATGTCGTGGGGATATTTTCTCTCCAAGCAGTTTTTACCTCGTCTCCAGGGAAAGGTCTTAATCCTGGCCTATCATCGGGTATTGTCGGAGAAAGAATTAAAGAAAGATTTTGTCCAACCCGGAATGTATGTTCGAAACGACATTTTTGAAAAACAGATGCAGTTCTTACGAGATTATTTCGAGGTTATTCCATTCGCCGAGCTTCTTCAGCTTTGGAATAAGAACCTTCTCGATCATAAAAAGCGTTATTGTGTTATCACTTTTGATGATGGCTGGCTGGACAACTATACCTATGCCTATCCTATATTGAAGAGATATCATCTTCCTGCAACCATTTTCCTGCCGACTAATTTTATTGGGACGAACGAGTGGTTTTGGCCCGATCGGGTCGGCTATCTCTTAAATAGGTGTATAGAAACGGCGGAGAAAGAGCTGTTGGCCTCTTGGTGGGCCAAGTATCCTAGCATCAAAAGTGAAATAGGAGATAATGAGAAAATCGACTCTTTTATAGAGGCCTATAAACAGCTTCCTGAAGAAGAAATTAAAGTTCTGATAGAAGAGATGGAGCGGGCTTTGGGCATTTCATCTCCTCTCGATCGTTTAGTAATAAATTGGGAAGAGGTTGAAGAGATGTCTCTCTCTAGGATATCATTTGGTTCTCATTCTGCTACGCATAAGATTTTGACAAAGCTTTCTCGAGAAGAGATTCAGACGGAGCTGGAAGTCTCCTACAAGGCACTTCAAAGGGAGAAAATCAACATTCTTCCAGTCTTTTGTTATCCAAATGGGGGCGTTAATCATACTGTTTCTGAGCAAGTCAGAAAAGCAGGGTACCAGGCTGCGGTCACGACACGATTTGGTTTTGAAGCTGAATCACCTACGAATCTCTTTGAATTAAAGAGAATCGGAGTCCACCACGATATTAGTGCAACTGTCCCTCTTTTTTCATGGCATCTCTCCGGAATGAACCATCTTTTAAGCCAATAAGTTGTCTGGAAGAGCGCTTCTTTATTGAGTTTGGATGAAGGAAAATCTATGTATAAGAAAATCGATTCTTTTCTAATGAAAGAATTTATCGTATACATCATAATTTTATCCATTGGTATCTTCGGTTGTGGGGAGAAAGCCATGAAGACGACTGACCAAAATCGTCCTATAATGTCACTGAACGACATATCTACGACTGCGTGGCAGAAGCTTTCGCAACAAAGAATCTATTTTGGTCATCAATCGGTCGGAAGCAATATTATAGACGGTATTACAAAAATCACAGGATCAAATCAGGCGACCAAACTGAATATTGTAAAAATAGATGACAGCCGTGCCTTTGATCAGCCTGTGTTCGCGCATGAGGATATTGGAAAAAACGAATGGCCTCTGACCAAAACCAAAGCGTTCCGCGAGCGCCTTCAGAGCGGGGCAGGAGAGAAGATCGATATTGCTTTTCTCAAGTTTTGCTTCTGGGACATCAGAAGCAAAACAGATGTGGAAGAGGTCTTTAAAGATTATAAAGAGACCCTTGCTTCGTTAAAGGAACAATATCCCAAAATAAAATTCGTTCACTTTACGGTTCCCTTGATGACCCATCCGACCGGAATCACCCCGGCGATTAAAAGAATCTTCAATCTGCCGGTGGAATGGGATCTGGATAATATCAAACGGAATCAGCTGAACAGGTTGATTCGTTCGGAATATGGCGGTAAGGAGCCGATTTTTGATATCGCTTCGATCGAGTCGACTCTGCCCGATGGCCGCCGTGCTCTCTTTTCGAATCAAGGGAATGACTATCCTTATTTGGTTCAAGGGTATACGGAGGATGGTGGACATTTGAATCAAGAAGCGCGCAAGCAGGTCGGTGAACAGCTATTAACGATGCTGGCCCGACTTTCAGAGACACTTTAATTTGATAGACATGTGAACACGAAATTGACTTCAAAAGAAAGTATTTCGATCGTGGAGGAGCCTTCCTTTTTTTCAAATAAGGATTATCGGCTTTTTTCCATTCTCCATCACCCTTTGGATGCGATTCCTGCCAATCGACAGATCGGAATTATTTTCTGTGATCCTTTCGGTGAAGAGAAGCTCTGGGCCCACCGGGTATTCGTCAGTTTTGCCCGGTTCCTTGCCAGAAACGCTTATTGGGTCCTTCGCTTCGATTGTATGGGGCATGGAGATAGCGACGGAAATGATGTAGATGCCACCCTTGAAACGCAGCTGTCCGACATTCACCAGGCGATCGCCTTTTTAATCAATAAAACTCAGGTCAAGAAGGTGATCTTGCTGGGAGCGCGGTTCGGCGGGACCTTGGCCGCCATGGCGGCCGCGGCGGATCCCCGGATCGACGGCGTCGTTTTGTGGAATCCGATCCTCAAGGGAGAAAAGTATTTTCAGGAATGTCTTCGCTCGAACTTAACGACCCAGATGACGACCTATCGTAAGATAAAATACACCCGAGAGCAGATGGTGAAAGAGCTGCTGGCGGGGATGCCGGTCAATATCGATGGTTATTTGATCTCGTCCGACTTTTATAAGCAGATCTCCCAAATCGATCTGGTTGCGGGGATGCGCTCTTATAGTCGGCCGCTCCTGATGGTTCAGATTCATAAAGAGGAAAACGTAAAAATCGATAAAGAGCTGCAAGGTTTCCATCAGACGTTAGAAGAGGCGGGAAAGCCGGCGCAATTCATGACGGTGAGAGGAGAGCCTTTTTGGCGGGAGTTGAAGACTTTTCCTCAACAAGAAGCGCTGCTTTTCGAGAAAACGGCCGATTGGATTGCCGAGCAGACCGGTCCATCGGTGCCTGGGATAGATGAAGGGGATCGTTCGCTCCATAGAGGCGCGGGCGCGATGGTCGAGAAGGGAGGAAGCTGAAGCGTTGGAAAAAGCGGTCAGTTTCAGAAACAAAAAAGGACAGCTCCTCTTTGGCGTTCTTCATCTCCCGGAGACTCCGAAACCTGGCCCCCGAATCGGCATAAATATTCTCAACCCGGGCCTGAAAAACCGGGTGGCGCCGAATCGAATTAATGTAAAAATGGCGAGATTGCTTTGTGAGGTCGGTTTCTATGTTTTCCGGTTTGATCCATTTGGGATCGGGGACAGCGACGGGGAATTGGCGGCGCATGACTCCGTCATGGATCTCTGGGGGATGATTCAACGGGGTTTGTTCGTATCGGACACCCTCGTTGCCAATGATTTTTTTGTCCGTGAGACCGAGGTCGAGAAGCTGATCTTAATCGGGCAGTGCGGCGCCGCGGTCACCGGCATGTTGGTCGGTGCGGAGGATGAACGGGTCGAGAGCCTTATTCTGGTCGATGCGCCCGTTCGACTCTTATCCTCGAATGTCGATCTGTCGGACATTTTGGCCGAGACCCACACGCCGAGCGAAATGTTGGTCTACTATTTAAAGCGGGTTCTCGATGGACGGTCATGGATCAACCTCTTTAAACTGAAATCCGATTTTACAGGCGTTCAGAAAATAATTCTAAAGATCATTCAGACCCCTTTCAATCGAAACCCCAAAAATGCGGGTGATCCATTTACGGTTTCCGAGCGGTTTAACAAGAAGTTCCTCGATGCATTTTGCCGCTTTATGGATCGAAAAAAGGAGATCTGTTTTCTCTTTGCGGAAAATGATTTCGCATTGAAAGAGTTTCAGCAGGACATGCAGATGAACTTCTTGGAGCGTCAAAATCGATATCCCTCCCAATATAAAATTCAGATCATCAAAGATGCGAATCACGTCTATACCGAAGAAGGGTGGCAACAGGAGCTGCTTCAAAACATCCGTTCATGGTTGAGCCAATATCAGGAAGTCCGTTGAATATCATAGAAAAGATCAAAAGGTATCGCAGGGAGAAGTATTTCTCCAATCTGCTTAAGAGGGGATTGGTCTTGGGGGACGATGTCCAGATTAATGATGGCGTTTTCATCGATCCCTCCCATTGTTTTTTGATTACAATCAAAGACCGTACCGTCTTGGCCCCCTGTGTCAGACTGATTGCGCATGATGCGAGTATGTTCAGATTTATCGGTGTTACCCGGATCGGGAGGATCATGATAGAAGAGGATTGTTTTATCGGCGACTCCACGCTGGTGCTCCCCGGCGTCCGGATCGGCCCGAATTCAGTCGTCGGCGCCGGTTCGGTGGTCGTCAAGGACATCCCCCCGAACAGCGTCGCGGTCGGTAATCCGGCAAAGGTCATCTGCAGTCTGGAAACCTTCCTCGCAAAGCACAAAGAGATTCGCGAGAAAGGGAGGACCTTCCATGAAAACGAATATAATATCTTTCAGATTACGAAAGAGAAGAAAGAAGAGATGCTCGACTACTTGGCAAAAAATATCGGCTATATGGAAGGAGATGGCTGAGTTGGGATTTCGGAAAAATTCGGTGACGCAGTTGTTCTTCATAAACCAAGAGTTTTTTGAAAAATGAACAAAATTAAAATAATGCATGTGACACACGATTTAAATATCGGCGGTCTCCAGCGGGTGGTCGTGGATCTGGCCAAAAATATCGATAGAAATAAATTTGAGGTGTCTGTCTGTGCGTTGCGAGAGGGGGGACCTTTTGAAAAAGAATTAACGGATCAAGGGATTGAGGTGATCCGAATGCCGCCGATGAACGATCGTCCCGACTACTTTCGGTTTTGGAAGCTGTACAAAATAATGATTGAGAAAAAGACGGCGGTGGTTCACACGCACAATATCGAGCCGTTTACAGATGGCGTCCCGGCCGCTTTATTGGCGCGGGTTCCTGTGAGGGTACACACCGATCATGCACGCGTTTTTCCGGATAAAAAACGATATATGTTTGCCGAATGGATTCTCTCCCATTTTACTTCTCAGTTGGTCGCGGTCTCCGAGCATACGAAGGCAAATTTGGTTCAATATGAAAAAATTAATTCAAAAAAAATAAAGGTTGTTTTAAACGGCATCGCGGGGGAAAAGTACCGGGTTCAAATCGATAAAGAGCAAAAGAAAGCGGCACTTGGAATCGGCCCGGGCAGGGCTCCCATTTTGGGCGTCTCGGCGCGGTTGACCCGGCAGAAAGGGATCTCTTATCTCCTGCAGGCGGTAAAACTCCTTTCGAAAGATTATCCGGACACGCTGTTGCTGATCGCGGGAGAAGGGGAGTTATGGGATCAGTTGAATGCCGAAGCAAAAGAATTGAGGATTGAACGGAATGTTTTATTTCTCGGGCCGCGGTTGGATGTTCCTGAAATACTTCAACTACAAGATGTTTTTGTTCTTCCCTCTCTTTTTGAAGGCCTTCCCTTGGTTCTTTTGGAAGCGATGGCGGCTTCGTTACCGATTGTGGCGACCGATGTGGGGGGCAATCGACAAGCCGTCCGCGACGGCTTAAACGGCTTTATCGTACCGTCCAAAGATTCTGTCGCGTTATGTAGTGCAATCAAACGATTGATTGAAAACAGCGCGACACGCGAGAGCTTTTCAAGGAATTCGCTGGAATTGTTTCAAAAGGAATTTGCCTTGGAACGGATGGTGAAGACGTATGAAGAGATTTATCTCAATTGTTTAGTATCAACCAATTGAGGAAGGTAAGACGCAACAGAATTAATGTTATGGATGGCCACAATGCCGTCCAAATAGCAGAGCCACTGCCGGCCGGACTTAAGTAAGGTCCCATCATTCAGGCGGCGCCCATCAATCCAGAGAAGCCGCGCTTTCATAAAATATCATGAACCAGACGGTTTCTGACTGCTCTGTTACAATAATGTAATAGGACGATTATCAAAATAAATATCTGCTCTAAAGTGTTTAATCTCTATTAAAATTCGGCATTTGTTCTATAAAGCATCTGTAAGTGACCGAAAATTTAAAAGATAATTTGAGAAGTGCCAGGATCGGAAAGCTGGATATGAATCGAAATATTCTAATGCTCTGTTATTATTTTCCACCTTTGACTGATGTCGGAAGCAAGCGGAGCGTTGCATTTTCGAAATACTTTAAAAAGTATGGATGGAATCCCTATGTTTTAAGTGTAAAGAATCCGGATAAAGGGTATTGCTCCGTCGGAAATGATCAACCACCTGAAGGGGTTACGACGGAGTATTCCTATTCTGTGATCAATCTATCAAGACTGGTAGGGAGGCTCAATGGCGTGCTTTCGAGGCTCCTCGGACTTATCCGTATCAAAGTGAAGAGGAATTACTTTTATCTCCTCTTTTGTATACCCGATCAATTTTGGGGATGGATCCCGCTCACCACCCTTAAAGGGCTAAAGCTCATTAAATATCATAAAATCGATATGATCTATGTCTCTTGCA
This DNA window, taken from Candidatus Manganitrophaceae bacterium, encodes the following:
- a CDS encoding polysaccharide deacetylase family protein, whose amino-acid sequence is MKSYIKSKVRETMSWGYFLSKQFLPRLQGKVLILAYHRVLSEKELKKDFVQPGMYVRNDIFEKQMQFLRDYFEVIPFAELLQLWNKNLLDHKKRYCVITFDDGWLDNYTYAYPILKRYHLPATIFLPTNFIGTNEWFWPDRVGYLLNRCIETAEKELLASWWAKYPSIKSEIGDNEKIDSFIEAYKQLPEEEIKVLIEEMERALGISSPLDRLVINWEEVEEMSLSRISFGSHSATHKILTKLSREEIQTELEVSYKALQREKINILPVFCYPNGGVNHTVSEQVRKAGYQAAVTTRFGFEAESPTNLFELKRIGVHHDISATVPLFSWHLSGMNHLLSQ
- a CDS encoding glycosyltransferase, whose protein sequence is MNKIKIMHVTHDLNIGGLQRVVVDLAKNIDRNKFEVSVCALREGGPFEKELTDQGIEVIRMPPMNDRPDYFRFWKLYKIMIEKKTAVVHTHNIEPFTDGVPAALLARVPVRVHTDHARVFPDKKRYMFAEWILSHFTSQLVAVSEHTKANLVQYEKINSKKIKVVLNGIAGEKYRVQIDKEQKKAALGIGPGRAPILGVSARLTRQKGISYLLQAVKLLSKDYPDTLLLIAGEGELWDQLNAEAKELRIERNVLFLGPRLDVPEILQLQDVFVLPSLFEGLPLVLLEAMAASLPIVATDVGGNRQAVRDGLNGFIVPSKDSVALCSAIKRLIENSATRESFSRNSLELFQKEFALERMVKTYEEIYLNCLVSTN
- a CDS encoding alpha/beta fold hydrolase, yielding MNTKLTSKESISIVEEPSFFSNKDYRLFSILHHPLDAIPANRQIGIIFCDPFGEEKLWAHRVFVSFARFLARNAYWVLRFDCMGHGDSDGNDVDATLETQLSDIHQAIAFLINKTQVKKVILLGARFGGTLAAMAAAADPRIDGVVLWNPILKGEKYFQECLRSNLTTQMTTYRKIKYTREQMVKELLAGMPVNIDGYLISSDFYKQISQIDLVAGMRSYSRPLLMVQIHKEENVKIDKELQGFHQTLEEAGKPAQFMTVRGEPFWRELKTFPQQEALLFEKTADWIAEQTGPSVPGIDEGDRSLHRGAGAMVEKGGS
- a CDS encoding acyltransferase → MVEPISGSPLNIIEKIKRYRREKYFSNLLKRGLVLGDDVQINDGVFIDPSHCFLITIKDRTVLAPCVRLIAHDASMFRFIGVTRIGRIMIEEDCFIGDSTLVLPGVRIGPNSVVGAGSVVVKDIPPNSVAVGNPAKVICSLETFLAKHKEIREKGRTFHENEYNIFQITKEKKEEMLDYLAKNIGYMEGDG